The nucleotide sequence CTCCCTATTTTTCATAGGGTATGCCGTATTTATCTATCCTATCGAAATGATTAATCAAAAAACGAATCGCAAAGTTCGTGAAAATAAAGTCAAATATGCACCACAATTGGATTAAAGAAAAAACGAAATCTTGAAACTATCGGTTCTATCCTCGGATGAAAGCAATAAATCGCATACAAATTAGGGGTACAAATCGCACATCGATTTGTACCCCGTTTTTTTGATATATAGGTATTTATACTTTCTGTTCGAGTGTTATTGAAATAGAAGTTGGGGATTAAAGTATTGAATATCGCACAATAACTTTATGAATCACTCAGTCGATTTGATAAATAAAAGGTATCTGAGTATTGCGGATAAATTGAGCCAGAGCTATGCGGAGTTTTGAGCCACTGTTTGCGGATGACTGAGCCAGTGTATGCCGAAAGAGAGCCACTTTTGATTACACCTAAAAGAATGTACCACTTGTTGTGAAATATTAGGGCAAAAAGATAGGGTTTTTGTTCAACAGTATGGCCTTTTAGTTGAATAAGTAGGATGAATTTCGAAAAAACTTTGTTATAACAGAACATCTTTATTGTCACCCGTCAGTTCCATAAAAGCGCGTCAGTTAATTGAACAAATCACAATATAAATTAGCAGTATTCAATGATTATATAGGTGTTTATAAGATTAAGGAAAAACCTATGGTTTAGCCCATATCAAATATAAATAACCTGCCAAGTAGCGCTCCTCTCTAATAAGTTTTAAATCAGACTTTTTTATAATTTCAGAAATATTCCTGTTCTGGTGGCACCCTACAACCTTTAGCATCAAAGGATCCAAGGAATTCTGCAGCCATGCCAATGGTTTGTTTTTACTAATACCATGCTCCATCATCAGTATTTTCCCTTCTGGCTTACACCACTTTTGAAAGCTATTTAGGACATTGCCAGGTTCTTTATAGGCGCATAAACTAGCAGAAGATACGATAGTGTCAAAGCTGTTTTCGTTAAATTCAACCGTTTCGACATCTTTTTGTATGAGAGCCGTTTTAAAAGGATAATTTTTTGCCGCATTCTGTGCCGTTTTCAACATTTCATAACTAAAATCCAATCCTGTCAATTCAATATCACTACTGTAGAAGGGGAAATTAAGTCCAGAACCAATGGCAACTTCCAATACCTTTCCTTTAGCTTCTTGAAAAATTCGTTGGCGAAACTTATATGCCTGACCGTAATTTCGTCGTTTATTGTATTTTTTTGCCTGTTTATCAAACTTTTTAATTAGTGATTGACGATCCATATCATCTATCAATCTCCTGTCCATTTAGGTTATTTTATTTAGAGAAATCTATCCATTTTAGTTAGGGATATACATCTCTCTTTTGACTCAACTGTTAATTTCTTCATCTGTTCTACTCAAGTCGAGTAAGTCCCAGATCGCTTCGACCACTTCATCTGGAGAATCCGTGTGGATCGTGGTATGTCCAGCATTTTTGAGTATTCGATGTTCCCCACGCGGAACTGAATTTGCCAATTTTGTGTAAATGGTATTTTTTATATTATTGAATGGATCAGTAGTTTCACGCAGGAATGATTTACTCGTAAGCGGAGTCATGAATGGGTCAATTCCCATCGCTGTATATACAATCAACGGGATGTCCCGCAATTCCCCTCCTTTATGGACTTCATCGTATAGCTCGCTGTTCAAGTTTTTCCTTTCTATAATTGTTTTCGATAATGTCCTAAGATGAAATTCAATCAATGGTTCACGTATCGAATCCGGCCATTTCATAAACATATGTTCGAATAAACCACGGAAGGTCCGCTTGTAAGTTAGGAGTGTCCGAAGGATGGCGAAACCCTGCGGAAATAGGTAGCGTTTCTTTAACTTTGGTGTATTGGTGAGAAAGTCCTCGTGAGGTGGTTCTAACAGAAGCATTCCCGCTACTTCATCTGGAAACTGTTGAGCGTAGCGGCATGCGTAAATTCCACCCAACGAATGGCCGACGAATAAATAAGGAGCTGGTACACCAGCGGTGTGTAACAGACTCCGTAATTCATCAGCGACCTCGAGGGCACTTCGAGGCAGCTTAACCTGATCGCTCCAGCCCGTTCCCGCTCGATCATAGATCACTGATGTTGTACGCTGACTAATTTGATTGTGAATATTCAGATAATCAAGTCCGACCAAGCCCGCTGCTGGTAAAAATACTACTGCTGGACTTCCGGTCCCAGCACAGTCGAGTAACAAGTGTCGTTCCTCCACTTTATAAAAACGTCCAATCGGCGGTCCATTGTCTAAGGAATTATCACCTTGGTGTTTATTTGTATAATCCTTCATCGCTAATATCAAGACCTCCATTTATTAATTCCTATTTGTAAAAGATTTTCCTGAGTTCATTAAGGTAATCATCAAGTTCTGAAAGAATATTGTCATAATCTAATTGAGTAATTTCTGAGTTTCTAATATCCTCTAGTAGCTGATTGGTAAAACCAATATTCGACCAAAAAATAAGCTGCTTGCCTCTTTCAACGTCCAGCCCTTCCCTGAATTTAGATTCATCAACCTTATCAAACATAGTCTCGTGGCATAATAATTGTTTCTCATTAACTCTTCCTTCTAGCTCCTTGTTGATTTCATAAGAATTCGTGGTAGCAGTAATTTTAATAAATTCGAAAATCCAAGGATGCTTTTGCAGCAACTCAATCTGGAGAAGATATGATTGGCGCAATTTTTCAAAAATATCTTGTTCGTTAAAATTCATTAAATCAAGATATTCTTTGTTAATCATGTCAGTGCAATAATCATAAAGGAATAGAAAAAGGCTCTTTTTGCTATTTACATAGTGGAACATTAACCCCTTTGAAATTCCAGACTCTTTTGCAATAACATTTGTCGAGGCATCATCAAAGCCCTTCGTGGCAAATTCTTTTAATGCCGCATTTAAAATAACATCTTTTCTTTTGGATTCCAGATTCAAAAGTTTTGGAAGCATAACAACCACCTTTTTTCACTTTTTACCTATAAGGTCAATTTTATTATAATCATATTTACCTAAAAGGTCAATAATTTTTAGCCCGTTCTGGATTTTCACACGCTTATCAGTCCGTGTGAAGCTCATATCCGAACTGAAATTAGAAGTCACATTGGTATCCAGGATGATCATCACTACGTGAAAAAGAAAAGTCCAAGCACCCTGCACTTGGACTTTATTTATTAAAAATACTCTTGATAAGGGACTTGGTTCCTTTTAGTTTGTATAATAACTATAAGATTTTTGATCCAAAACCTATGCCTTTATATCTTTGACTATCCAGAAGGAATGAAGTGGTAAACAGTCTGCCATTCAATAGCTGCAATTAACTATCAGTAAAAATACAAAATAAGAAACTTTGACAAACAATTTAACACACAGAGTAAAGGGGCCACTCTACTTTGCCTAAGACAGTGCAAATTAGGTACCAACATTGACTTAACTTACAGTCAATGGAAAACAGCTTCTCTACGGCTCTTGCTCATCCCATAAAAGAATAGTTCTATTCGTGGCTCTCTACTTCGCAAATGATGGCTCAAAACTCCGCTTAAGTGGTTCAATTCATCCACAATAATCCGTATCCACCTGGTTAGGGTATTGCTGTAATGTACACGAAAGATGGGCAAATCATTACTAGTATTTCTCCATATACTATCAACGCTGATACAGAATTATGTGTGGAACCTGGAGCCATCCTTGAAGAAATAGGTATATATTGGAGCTTATGTTAAAATATTTTATAGGTACTAATTATTAAACGCAGCAAAATAATGCAAAAGAAAAGAACATATTAATGAATTTGTTAAATAACTTAAACGAAGGGGATGTCTAACAATTTAATAAATCCAATTACTATGAACTTACATGTAAAGTCAGTATTAGAAGGCGATGCTTTGTATGAGGAGTATTTTAAGAATTAATCGCCCTGTTAAAACCATTTCTAATATTTGGCTTTGCACCTTATTACTAATCATATATAAGTAAAAGGGACTGGAAGAAAAGACGTATAAAAAGGCAGATAAGGTTTTACCTGAACAACTACTCGTGACATTCAAAATAGCATCCAAGGTGAAACAATATATATTCCGAAAAAAAAGGAAAATTATCAAAAATGGGGAACACGCTCTGACGGTAGAGACCTAATAGATGAAAGAAATATGGATATCGAAATCGCCTTCAACAGCGGTAAGTCTATTTTTTATTTAGTTAACAAATATTCTCTTTCCATAGAGCAATCAAAAAGATTGTTTATACTTAAAATAGAATAGAAGTCACTGGGTATCTTTTTGCATAACCAGTGTTTTTTTATTATCAATAAGTTGCCCTTAAAATTTAAAATAAATGATAACGATCGTTCAAGTCAATTTTGAACTAGAAAGCTTATTCAATTAATGGTTACATTATGTGAGTATATCATTGAGGCAAAGAAATTTTTTTCATGTTACTTGACGTTTCAAACATGACCTTCTCTTCTAATAATAGAACACATAATTCTGACCCAATTTTTTTTATCGATAAAGAAATATTTTCACTTTTTCCGTGCAAACTAACGGCAAAGGTGGGGTAAAAAGATGTCGTTAACTGTTCAAGATCAATTACGTGTGTTACAGGATTTATTAAGCGAGCATTGTGAAGAATGCTGTGGCCGGATATCAGAGTGTCAACAAATCAAACGAATCGTTCAGTCCGTTATGGCCAATGAATCGATTGACAACGAAGAACTCTTACAACTACTACCCGAAATATATAACTATGGTAGACAGGGAGAAATTGCTCAAAATTTGGATGAGCACATTACTACGAACCAAGAAAATTTACAAAATTGGGTCCATACGATTCAACTGACCGATTAAATATTTGATTGTACACGTGCCAATAGCCTTCTTAATTGTATTAAATATTGTTGGGCTTTGGCACTGCTCTTTTCTTTTTCCTTTAGTAAGTTGGAAACATGATACAACATCAAATACCAATACATACGTTCTTTAATAAACTCATTGGTTGCTCCATACTGCTCCAACCACATGCCCCAATCCTCTTCAGGTATATACCAGAACAACAGCATTCCAATATCCATCGCTGGATCCGCGACCTTTGCACTATCCCAATCAATAAGAAAAAGTTGACCATCCTCTGATAATAACCAATTGTTATGGTTTAAATCACAGTGACAGACTACTTGTGGTTGATTTTCGACATAAGATAACGTTTCTTTTAAGTATTTAAAAGCTTGATAGAGCTCTATTTGATCTGGTTGAACATTACGAAATGCTAATCTTATTTCACGAAGTAATTCATTTGGTAATATAGGAGCTTTCCCTATTTTTAAAAGCATGTCCAAAAGCTCAGGAGAATGATGTATTTTACTAAGCATTCGGGCTACTTGCGGATGTTGCATTTCTTCTGGGTCAAGCTCTCGCCCTTCCAACCAGTGTTGCGCCGTAATGACATCACCATTCGCCATTCGTTTCGTCCATAGCAACTTAGGGACGATGCCTTCCGCTGAAAGAACAGCAAGAAACGGCGAAGAATTTCGCTTTAGAAAGAGGCGCTTCTCATGATTTGATGCCATATATGCTTCTCCAGTTGAACCACCTGCTGGCGTAATTGTCCAATCCGTTCCAAATAGTTGTTCCACTCGTTTCACCCTCAATATTTTGCTCGTACACATTGCATCTATGATTAAAATCTATCAATCTATTTCGTCATTATTTTTAAAGTGAGACATACTATAGATTAACCTATTTTCGACCTATTTTTCAAGGATAAATTTTGACATTTTCTTTGAAACTTTGAATTTATCATTCTTAATCGAGAAGACTCCTTCAAATTGCTAAGCAATTAGTGGAAGATGAATCGATTTTCACTACGAAAAAAGTGTAATTTCTAATTGACGAACATATGTTCCTCTCGGTAAAATATTCTTATAGTATTCAAAAGGAGATGGCTGGCGAATGGGGATGAAAGCATATTTTTCAAAACGTGTATATAAAAACACACTGTCGCAAATTTATGTGGATTCCATACGTCACGCTCTTTTTGCGTTCAACCAAGCAAAACATTACTCTTTTTCAACGAATGTTAAAGAACTTCGTTCGGGAACATCAAAAAGGGATGGGGATTCTCTGCATGTGCATGTGAAGAAAAAATTCGAACTGAATGATTACTATGCCAACAGCATTGTCCAAGAAGTGAAGGCTCTTTTAAAATCCCAAAAAGAACTGCAGAAGCTATACATGTCGAATAAAAAAGAGCAAATCAAATCGGTGAAAAAGAAGATCAAGACGACCAAAAGTAAATTAACTTCTTTGAGAAAAATAAAAACTTCTATCACCAAAGGTAAAATCAACCTACCAGGGAACCTGAAACACATTCAACAACATGGCAACTTGTTCGGAGTTCACTATAAAAAAGAAACGCTTATTTTCTTCCATGTCTATTCTTTTGAACATGAGTACGTTGATTCTGAAATAGCTAAATTAAAAAGCCGTTTAGGTCGTTTGGAATTCCGACTAGATAGATTAGAGAAGATGCTGCGTAGTCTAAAAGGGAACATCCATAACGTTGTCTTTGGCACGAAAAAACTATTTCGTTCTCAATTCACGTTAGATACATATAAAAACAACCATGACCTTTGGAAACAGGATTGGACCCAATCTCGATATAATCAAATGACGATTTCTGGAAGGAAAGATGCTAAATCAGGAAACTTTGTTTTTCATTACAATCCGAAAACCCATCAGTTAACATTCCAAACTCCTGACGGAACCATCGTCCACATCGAAGATCTCGTATTTCCTTATGGGCAAGAACAAATTGATTTTGCAATCGAAATGCAAATGAACTTACATTCGAAAGATAGGAAACTTCAAGGGAACCCAGTTGGTTGGTCTATCGAAGACAAAGGTGACTACTATATATTCAAGTGTTTGCTAGATATCCCAACATCAGAATATAAAAATCACAGTAAAGCGGATGGGTTAATTGGTGTGGATTGTAACGTAGATCACTTTGCTGTATCGAATGTAAACCATAAAGGTCAGTTCGTTGACAGTTTTGTTTTGGATTTCAATCATGTTGGAAAAAGTTCCAATCAAATTACCAAGATTCTTGAAGCGGAGGCCATTGCTATTGTTGATTATGCGGTAAAATATCATAAAGGAATCGCGGTAGAAAAGCTGGATACAACCAAATCGAAAGTCTCTAACCCTTATGGAAGTAAAAAAGCAAATATGCGTATGAGCTTATTTGCTTATCGTAAAATGGTTTCTGCTATCAAATGTAGAGCGGAGAAATTAGGGGTTGAGGTTCATGAAGTGAATCCGGCTTATACTTCTCAAATTGGTAAAATGAAATATATGAAGCGTTTTGGAATCTCTATTCACCAGGCTGCTTCTTACGTCATTGTTCGAAGAGCAATGGGATACAAAGAGAAGCTTCCACTAATGTTGCATTCCCTTGTTCCAGAGAAGAAACAAGGTCTACATCATTGGGCGCAATGGAACGCAGTTTCTCGACTCCTAAGTGATGTACCGACTTTCTGGTTCGGTCATTTAGAACTTTCTGACATAGTAAGGCTTCGTGATGAACTCTCCTCTCTCGGTTTCCTGTTGGAATCTAAGAAAAGGAAAGACAATCTTACTAAAGAGGAAAGTGGAAAATCCATTGCCTAGTTGAACGGGTTATGGTCTGCTTAGCAGCTTCTCTTTTTGAGAATCCCCTTCCAAATGTTTAGCATTTTGTGGGGGTAGTTCAATCTCCAATTCAATCCAAATTTTGATTTTCTCCTTCTTCTTCTTTCCATTCTGGTCGTTTATAGGAGTTTGTGGCACAATGCCTCAAAAGGACATCACATGCCTTTAGTTGTATATGCTTTAGTGGTGAAACGAGGGAACGTTTATCCTGTAACCAATCTTCATGCTCATTCTTTCCAATAAACTTCGTTTGGTACGGTTCTTGGTCTGCCTCAATCATATTCGTTCTAGATAGAACAATTTTTGTAATTGGGAAATCAAGTTCGTGTGCTTTTATCATACTCCTTACTAACTTTTCCGTACGATTTAACTCGAGCATTGGACTAAGCACCTTTGTTTGAACCTGATTGTGCTCCTTCAACCAAGTACGATCATCACCAGCTATAAAAGTTACGCTAGAATCCGTTTCTAATAAAGTAATAATATCAATACCTAAAGGGGTAACAAGAATAATTTCTCCTTCAATAAAGGAATTTTTTATTTGAAAGATTGGTTGATA is from Radiobacillus kanasensis and encodes:
- a CDS encoding class I SAM-dependent methyltransferase, with protein sequence MDRQSLIKKFDKQAKKYNKRRNYGQAYKFRQRIFQEAKGKVLEVAIGSGLNFPFYSSDIELTGLDFSYEMLKTAQNAAKNYPFKTALIQKDVETVEFNENSFDTIVSSASLCAYKEPGNVLNSFQKWCKPEGKILMMEHGISKNKPLAWLQNSLDPLMLKVVGCHQNRNISEIIKKSDLKLIREERYLAGYLYLIWAKP
- a CDS encoding alpha/beta fold hydrolase codes for the protein MEVLILAMKDYTNKHQGDNSLDNGPPIGRFYKVEERHLLLDCAGTGSPAVVFLPAAGLVGLDYLNIHNQISQRTTSVIYDRAGTGWSDQVKLPRSALEVADELRSLLHTAGVPAPYLFVGHSLGGIYACRYAQQFPDEVAGMLLLEPPHEDFLTNTPKLKKRYLFPQGFAILRTLLTYKRTFRGLFEHMFMKWPDSIREPLIEFHLRTLSKTIIERKNLNSELYDEVHKGGELRDIPLIVYTAMGIDPFMTPLTSKSFLRETTDPFNNIKNTIYTKLANSVPRGEHRILKNAGHTTIHTDSPDEVVEAIWDLLDLSRTDEEINS
- a CDS encoding TetR/AcrR family transcriptional regulator, which gives rise to MLPKLLNLESKRKDVILNAALKEFATKGFDDASTNVIAKESGISKGLMFHYVNSKKSLFLFLYDYCTDMINKEYLDLMNFNEQDIFEKLRQSYLLQIELLQKHPWIFEFIKITATTNSYEINKELEGRVNEKQLLCHETMFDKVDESKFREGLDVERGKQLIFWSNIGFTNQLLEDIRNSEITQLDYDNILSELDDYLNELRKIFYK
- a CDS encoding YtzH-like family protein, which codes for MSLTVQDQLRVLQDLLSEHCEECCGRISECQQIKRIVQSVMANESIDNEELLQLLPEIYNYGRQGEIAQNLDEHITTNQENLQNWVHTIQLTD
- a CDS encoding phosphotransferase family protein, which produces MEQLFGTDWTITPAGGSTGEAYMASNHEKRLFLKRNSSPFLAVLSAEGIVPKLLWTKRMANGDVITAQHWLEGRELDPEEMQHPQVARMLSKIHHSPELLDMLLKIGKAPILPNELLREIRLAFRNVQPDQIELYQAFKYLKETLSYVENQPQVVCHCDLNHNNWLLSEDGQLFLIDWDSAKVADPAMDIGMLLFWYIPEEDWGMWLEQYGATNEFIKERMYWYLMLYHVSNLLKEKEKSSAKAQQYLIQLRRLLARVQSNI
- a CDS encoding IS200/IS605 family accessory protein TnpB-related protein → MGMKAYFSKRVYKNTLSQIYVDSIRHALFAFNQAKHYSFSTNVKELRSGTSKRDGDSLHVHVKKKFELNDYYANSIVQEVKALLKSQKELQKLYMSNKKEQIKSVKKKIKTTKSKLTSLRKIKTSITKGKINLPGNLKHIQQHGNLFGVHYKKETLIFFHVYSFEHEYVDSEIAKLKSRLGRLEFRLDRLEKMLRSLKGNIHNVVFGTKKLFRSQFTLDTYKNNHDLWKQDWTQSRYNQMTISGRKDAKSGNFVFHYNPKTHQLTFQTPDGTIVHIEDLVFPYGQEQIDFAIEMQMNLHSKDRKLQGNPVGWSIEDKGDYYIFKCLLDIPTSEYKNHSKADGLIGVDCNVDHFAVSNVNHKGQFVDSFVLDFNHVGKSSNQITKILEAEAIAIVDYAVKYHKGIAVEKLDTTKSKVSNPYGSKKANMRMSLFAYRKMVSAIKCRAEKLGVEVHEVNPAYTSQIGKMKYMKRFGISIHQAASYVIVRRAMGYKEKLPLMLHSLVPEKKQGLHHWAQWNAVSRLLSDVPTFWFGHLELSDIVRLRDELSSLGFLLESKKRKDNLTKEESGKSIA
- a CDS encoding NERD domain-containing protein → MTQLVKLQDYVSRYERDIFHYPGQFIRLKKENWKRLLEQWEEQRYPVSDIEEEAEPFEADRSIWNLFKRREKDEEELEMEVVKPKLPQKESMLKQYFLDQLLPFQLKWASTTVNEMSFLDRGYQDDFVLKYFLQRFPDTFLLFYQPIFQIKNSFIEGEIILVTPLGIDIITLLETDSSVTFIAGDDRTWLKEHNQVQTKVLSPMLELNRTEKLVRSMIKAHELDFPITKIVLSRTNMIEADQEPYQTKFIGKNEHEDWLQDKRSLVSPLKHIQLKACDVLLRHCATNSYKRPEWKEEEGENQNLD